Sequence from the Acyrthosiphon pisum isolate AL4f unplaced genomic scaffold, pea_aphid_22Mar2018_4r6ur Scaffold_16997;HRSCAF=17662, whole genome shotgun sequence genome:
CCATTCGTCCACTGTTTCCGTATCAACTGATTTACTCTAGCCGCAAACCACTTTAACAAGAAATATTGTAGcgtgattttaatttatcaagcCAACCATTTGACGCTTTAAAATTTTCACATTCAAATTCTTTACTTACTTGTAAAGCCTTTTCTTTAAGTATTGGTCCACTGATTGGAATATTTTTAGCATGAGCTGCACAAAACCATTCGTATACAACTTCGTTGATATTGCCTGATTCGGTTTTACGACGTTTTGTAGTTTTCATTTGATCATTACCGTGGGatttccataattttaaaatcgtttCTCTGTTTTTTATTAAGTCGGTGGCTTGAGTTCTTCCAATTCCAAATTTATGTGCAAGAGTACGTGCACTCACATTTTCTTTTTGGTAAAAatctaacaattttattttttctgttaaaGTTAGATGTTTTCGTTTGGACGCCATTGAAATTATAGGTACGTACTTCGAAACGTTTTAAACATACACTGAACACAAATGACAAAATACACAGTCACGGACTAGTGTTATCGCCTTATCGACATCATAAATTAAGCTCGTTAAGATAAactgtcaaaaataatttcgaaataataattttccatttgatatacttttaaatgttgaccgTTAATTAGAGTGCCCGCTATTTAgaagtattaatgtatttttcccATAACCCTCGACGGGACCAAACAAATtgaccgttacatagaggtgaccgtcctatagaggtgaccgttaacggaagttttattgtaataaaaattgaagagccaagatgtaaaaaaaaaaa
This genomic interval carries:
- the LOC103311733 gene encoding tigger transposable element-derived protein 4-like; amino-acid sequence: MASKRKHLTLTEKIKLLDFYQKENVSARTLAHKFGIGRTQATDLIKNRETILKLWKSHGNDQMKTTKRRKTESGNINEVVYEWFCAAHAKNIPISGPILKEKALQVSKEFECENFKASNGWLDKLKSRYNISC